In Fragaria vesca subsp. vesca linkage group LG1, FraVesHawaii_1.0, whole genome shotgun sequence, the sequence TGGCTATATATTGTGTTCAACTCAGGTGTTATTCTTTTCTAGCTTCCTTCATTATTTATTTATTTATTATTATTATTATTATTTTTTTTTTGAAACAGCTTCCTTCGTTCTTATTTTATGTGAAATTGTGACTTACAAGTTTGTTGACATTGTGATGATATGCTTTCCTAACGTCGACAGGAAGCAGTTGTTAGTCCTCCACATGTTCTCTTTTCAATAAGACCAAACCCTGGATATTGGGAATTTGTTCAAGTCAGCTCTGAGGATCTCTCAGTTGAGGCCATCACTGTGAGGGACTTCTTGAAATGCAAAGAAACACTATATGATGAGAAATGGTACACACGGCTTCCCACCACATCTTGAAAATTGTCTCTCAATTTAGTAGATAACACTTCCACATTTCAGGGCCAATGATGAAAATGCATTGGAGGTGGATTTTAGAGCAATTGACTTCTCTACTCCCCACTTAACTCTATCGTCCTCGATTGGAAATGGACTCGACTATGTTTCCAAGTTCATCACTTCGTCGCTAGCTGGGAGATTGGAGAACTCACAGCCCCTTGTGGACTACTTACTTTCACTGAATCATCAAGGAGAAGTAAGGGAGAGGCAGAAATACAGTTTTTGTCAAAGAGAAAATTCAATATGTGAATATTAAAAAGTTTTATGCTAATAACATCTCAAATGATTCAAATGTATTTCTGTGATTTTGAATCAACAGCAACTTATGATAAATGACACCCTCAACACTGCTGCAAAGCTTCAGATGGCCCTGATTGTCTCAGAAGTATACCTCTCAGCGCTTCCCAAGGACACTCCATTTCAAAATTTTGAAATTAGGTGACCGACTCTACTTCTAAATTCTTATTTCTCTGTTCAAGTTAATCCTACAACTTGCTCTATGTAACCAAAAGGTCTCTTTTACAGGTTTAAAGAGTGGGGATTTGAGAAGGGCTGGGGAGACACAGCAGAGAGAACCAAGGAAACAATGAGAACTCTTTCAGAAGTACTACAAGCCCCAGACCCACTTAACATGGAGAAGCTTTTAAGCAGGCTTCCTACCATATTCAATGTTGTGATATTCTCTCCTCATGGCTATTTTGGCCAAGCTGATGTTCTTGGTTTGCCAGACACTGGTGGGCAGGTAAAAAGATAAAAAAACTTCATCTTATAAGCTAGACTCCTTGCAGCAACATTCATAATCGTATGCTGAAAGTTCTTCAAGTCTACTATTGAAGGTGGTTTACATTCTGGATCAAGTTAAGGCTTTGGAAGAAGAATTGCTCCTTAGAATTAAGCAACAAGGGCTTTCTGTGAAACCTCAAATTCTTGTGGTGAGTTTCATCCCTCATGAAGGTGGTTCACTTTGTTATGTACACACTATTTAACAACATTCTTGACTTGAAAAGGTAACAAGACTCATTCCTGAGGCAAGGGGAACTAAGTGCAATCAGGAGTTGGAAGTCATCAATGGCACCAAGTACTCAAACATTCTTAGGGTTCCATTTAGGACAGAAAAAGGGGTCCTGCGTCGTTGGGTTTCTCGTTTTGACATCTACCCCTATCTTGAGCTGTTTGTGCAGGCATGGTTCCCATTCTATATCTCAACCCATTCTTGTAGAGTGCGCGCTCTCTAATTGATATACTTTCTTGATGTTCTCAGTTCCTAATATTTGTTCCACCTATTTCAAATTACTAGGATGCTACAGCCAAAGTCCTTGACCTCATGGAAGGAAAGCCTGATCTAATTATTGGAAATTACACTGATGGGAATTTGGTGGCCTCTTTGATGGCTAACAAACTTGGAATAACTCAGGTCACTATTCATCAGCTTATAGATACAATACTAAGTTCTCTCCAACTTCACTTCTACTAATCAATATAATGCATCAAAACCAGGCAACAATTGCACATGCTTTGGAGAAGACCAAGTATGAAGACTCAGACATCAAGTGGAAGGAATTAGACCCTAAGTATCACTTCTCATGCCAATTTCTGGCAGACACGATTTCGATGAATGCAACAGATTTTGTCATTGCAAGCACATTCCAGGAAATTGCAGGAAGGTTAGCAACAGTAACTAATATACCATCATATAAAATTGGCAACTGAATTGAATAGTTTATAATGTACTTGAACGTTGATGTATGCAGCAAAGACAGACCAGGACAATATGAAAGCCATACTGCATTTACTCTCCCAGGGCTTTGTAGAGTTGTCTCAGGCATCAACGTATTTGATCCCAAATTTAACATTGCCGCACCTGGAGCGGATCAGTCTGTCTATTTCCCTTACACTGAGAAACAAAAAAGAGTCTCTTCATTTCATCCTGCAATTGAAGAACTACTTTATAGCAAGGAGGATAACAAAGAGCATATGTGAGTGTGCTAGTGTCCGAACAGTAATTAATTCTTCTAAACTACTGATTATGTGCTCATAGCCTCATATCATCTAACATCAATCTAAACTGTCTCTGAAACAGGGGGTTCCTAACAGACAGGAAAAAACCTATCATCTTCTCAATGGCAAGGCTTGACACTGTTAAGAACATTACTGGCTTAGTTGAATGGTATGGGAAAAACAAGAGGCTTAGAAATCTGGTTAACCTTGTGGTAGTTGGAGGCTTCTTTGACCCTTCAAAATCAAAAGATAGAGAGGAAATAGCAGAAATAAAAAAGATGCATTCATTGATAGAGAAGTACCAACTCCGAGGTCAGATCAGATGGATAGCAGCACAGACTGATAGGAACCGCAACGGAGAACTCTACCGTTGTATTGCTGACACCAGGGGAGCTTTTGTCCAACCTGCTCTATATGAAGCTTTTGGTCTTACTGTCATTGAGGCAATGAACTGTGGATTACCCACTTTTGCAACCAACCAAGGAGGGCCAGCTGAAATCATTGTTGATGGGATCTCTGGTTTCCATATTGATCCCAACAATGGTGATGACGCAAGCAACAAAATTGCTGATTTTTTCGAGAAATGCAAAACTGAGGCTACATACTGGGAAAAGTATTCAAAAGCGGGTTTGCAACGCATTAATGAATGGTAAAAAGTTTGTTTGTTAAGTTCATTCCTGTTGTCTGTGAAATATCAAGCACCACACATCTTCTCCCAAGGAATTTAAATCTAGTATTGATCTTAATTTTGTAGCTACACCTGGAAGATATATGCAAACAAGGTATTGAACATGGGGTGCACTTATACTTACTGGAGGCAGTTGAACAAAGAGCAGAAACAGGCAAAGCAAAGATACATCCAGATGTTCTTTAATCTCCAATATAGAAATTTGGTATGTTGATTATGCTTAACTGAATATAAAATCCTACGCATATATTTAAGTGTTGGCAAGATAAGAGCATCCTTTTCATTTCCATTAATTACTGCAGGTGAAGAATGTGCCTATCCCAAGTGACGAGGCTGAACAACCAGCACCAAAGCCAGTCCCCAAATCACAGACGACTCTAAGGCATGTTATGCTAAAAGACATGTAGTGAAAGCTTTATAGACAGATATATCCTGCAAAAATGAGAAAAAATAATACCTCTCTAATCAGGATTTCCTCAATCAATTCATAGTCAGTAGATTCTCTTTATGAATAAGATGCAGTATAAATAACTGAGAATTGAAGCTATTATACAGGACTACGTATAACCATTTTGCATATGCTTATGTAACCTATAATGTCATTTAAGCTAACGAGACACAATTTATGTGCAGCATGAGACGCTCACAGTCCCGATTGCAAAGGTAAAGAGTATAATTAGAACCCCACAATTACCTGCTAGCTCAGTATTTTTCTACTAAGCCACATGAAAACTCTAACAAATTTACCATATTTTCAGGTTGTTTGGAGTCTGAATAAAGGTCAAACAAGGTAGCTTGGTTGAGATTGCAATTTGAGCCACCCGAATTGCATGCTGAACATTTAATTATAAAGAAGAAATACAGTTTGTAATCATTAATTGATGTAATGAATAACTTCTAAATTCAGAATGAAGTTTGAGGTTTCCAAACTAAATATATATCCAATTCTTATAGAAATCTTCTTCCAGTGACTGATATCTACCCCATGACTTGATGAATCTTAGTTGAGGAAAGTCACTTTCAGATGAGCATATCAGTATACTGTACTATCCTTTCAAAGAACTAAAATATTACTTGGTGTTTGAACTTGATAAATTACCAATTCAATATACTCGTTTTTGTAAACTCATAAAACTGTTTTGTTTCTGATACCTAGTAAACTGAGACAGAGGATTTCCTCCCGAAATGTATATATATATATATATATATATACAGACGTTATCAGGTGCGGANNNNNNNNNNNNNNNNNNNNNNNNNNNNNNNNNNNNNNNNNNNNNNNNNNNNNNNNNNNNNNNNNNNNNNNNNNNNNNNNNNNNNNNNNNNNNNNNGCGGACGTCTGTATCTGAAACGGACTGTGTATATATATATATATATAGATCAAAGTTAATCAAATGGTTATTAGAAAGCCAATTAAATTCACAAGAAAACTAGCACAGTGCCTAAGTAATTTTAGCTAGCTTGGTTAAATGATTTGCATCCACCTCAAGCCCTTGGGGTAGGATTAATTTGGAGACTCTACTAATGAAGCAAGCAGTGGATCTAAGCTTACCTGAAAACCTGATTATCTAGTAGTTTTTACTACATGAATTCACCATTAACCAGTTCCAACCACCAACCTCAATAACAACAGCTATCAGTGAAAAACTTGTGTGACTCAATTATCCTCACCCATGCTTATTTGTTAGCATCCTATCACACAAAAAAGAAAAATAGGAAGAGCAAGAAGCACATGACCAAGTGACCATATTACTGGATATCCCCCAAATTTCAGGTAGAGAAACCATTCCATTCAGTACTTAACTCCCAGCAAACTGCAAAAAACGCGAATAAAACCTACGTACCCATAAGATAAGCCTAAAGTATGAATGATATGCTTATCCTCAACTAAAGAAGCGAGATTCATATTCGAAATTTGTTCAAGCTGATAATGATGCAAATCGAATGAATATATAGCAAGCTGTCTTACCATGGCAGTTTCGTCTTTCTGCAATCAACTTCTCAGCTCCCAGGTAATTTGAGATTCTTGTTCCTCCCTCCATATCTCTGAGTATTTGTCTGCAATCAGAGAAAAGTTTTACCCATTAAGGTTATGGTTATCTAAGATGAATTGAATATTAACCCTGTGCTTGTTAATCGGATTAGGAGTAGTGATTGAAGTTGGTTTTGTTTTTGGTAGAACTTTTAAAAGCTCATGTTTAACGAGATACCCTCCAACGGGTTATCTTCAAAGAGTGAAGAAGAAATCGCGGAGAAGAATTTTGATTCGGAGGAGACTGCTATCAGTGATAACTGCTTGCCAGCGCGCCGACGTTATAAAACGAGATAAAGTGATAATTGAATAGTCTTAGTCTATGAGCTCAATTTCATAATTGATTTTGTGACGGTTACTTATCACCGAGTCATGTCTTTGAACTGTGTACTTTAAGTAGCAACTTTTAGATAGTGGTGTTGTTGTTTATGGTTCATCTAGGCGAATCAACTTTTAGATAGTGGTGTTGATGCTTAATTTTAATAGGAAACGACAATGATTCAAAAATTACAAGGTATAATCTCATAACATTAGTCGTTGGATATAAGGAGTAAAACATTCTTTGGATAGTTATGGATTTGTCTTAGACTTTCCTTTCTTCTACCATGTACTTTCACATGAGTAGAGAAAATTTCTTAAGTTGAGTACTACTTAAGAACTTTTTAAAAAGAAAAAGAAAAAAAAAACAAAAACAAAAACAAAAGAAGAACCTTCCTAAAACAAAAGAGTGGAAAACCCCTTAACATGTAAAATTATATTCTGATGAGTTACCTTGTTATTCTTAAGTTGAGGACTATTTCCGTTCCAATCATGTACTTTTGAACCGAGCAAAATAAATTAAGGGGTTCTCCGCTCTTTTATTCTTGGGAAGGTTCTTTTCGGAAGCAAATTTAGAGCGGAACCCTTCCCAAAACAAAAACAAAAGAAGTATAACCATGGAGCAAAAAAGGAAAAAAAAAAAAAAACAAAACAACATTGTGAACTGAGCAAAATGAGTTTTGTGAGCTTCAACGACATGAAGTATAACCATGGTGGCATGACTGGCATCAGACTAGACATGGAGGAAGAAGAAGGCAACCTCGAAAGTCTTCTTAAATGGGCAGCGGTGTTCGGGATATCAGACTCGAAATCTCTCGTCGTCTCCTACTTCCATGGCGCAGGCGGGTATGCAATTCCCTACTCATTTTTTTTAATCTTTATACACAAAACCCACCATGCTTGACTGAACTGAAAATTCACAAACTGCAGGAGAGGTTTGGGGGCTGCTCGTGATCTTGAAAAAGGAGAGTTGGTTCTCAAAGTTCCGAAGTCGGCTCTGATCACAAGGGAAACTCTGTTACTGAAAGATGATCATCTCTCTCTTGCTGTCAATGCCCATACTTCTCTCTCCCCTATCCAGGTCTTTCCATTATTTCATTCTTTTGCTCTGTTTGGTGTCTAATACTTAGAATTACTGTCAACCCAAATGACCCAATTGTTTGTTTATGCTGAAGTTGAGTTCTTTCATCCTTAACATTATGTGCAGACATTGTGTGTTTGTTTACTCTATGAAATGGGTAAAGGGAAGACTTCATGGTGGTACCCTTACCTCATCAATTTACCTCGAAGTTACGACATTATAGCAACATTTGGTGAATTTGAGAAGCAAGCTCTGCAGGTTCAGTTTTTCAGATAATCTGTTTCTTTGTTAGGTTAGGATTTTGGAGGTTTGTGTTTAAGAACTTGCTTTTTCTAGGTGGAGGATGCTATCTGGGCTGCTGATAAGGCCATTTCCAAGGCTGAGTTTGAGTGGAAAGAAACCAATACCCTCATGGAACAACTTAAGCTCAAGCCGCAACTTCGAACATTCAGGGCATGGCTTTGGGCTTCTGCGACTGTGAGTGTACTTTGTCCCTTCTTCCGTGAGTGATGAGCATCATGCTTGTTTGCTTGGTCCTGGAACTTTAGTGAACTGACACCAATGATGTTTGCTTTAGGTTTAAACTATATTTAGTTTTTCTATATTTTTCACTGTTTTAGAGCTTTGCTTTTAGTTATTCCAAGTATGGATCTTTAATTTTTATAGATATTTTGTTGTTTTGGAATAGTCTATTTGAAGAGGATTTATCGTGCTTAGGGTTCTAGTTTAGCTCTATCAAGAACTTTGATATAAAGGTGCTATATCCATTTCCTTGTTGTATTTCTTCCTTTCCATTTTCAAGTCTGTTTTATCGGTCAGGTGATATATAGATTAGATCATGGCCTTGACAATTTAATGCCAGGATGACAAGAATTAATTTCAGAGTGATTACTCTCACTAATATTTCACTGTTTCTTTTGTGCATCACTTCTATTACTTGTTTCAGCAAGTGCAGTCTTATATCTTTTTGATCTCCCTTCCTCTCTCTCTCTCTCTATAATATTAATTTATTTCCTTTTGAAGGTATCCTCACGGACGTTGCATATACCATGGGATGGAGCTGGGTGTTTATGTCCTGTGGGAGACTTGTTCAATTATTCTGCACCTGTAGAAGATTCTGATTCTGACAATGTGGAGCTTAGAACACATGAATTGGCCTTACAGGATATGACTACAGTGAAGGAGGAAACTTCTTGTATACTAGATAATGAGCAGCTTGATTCTGATTCGGGAAGATTAACTGATGGTAGGTTTGAGAATAATGTTGGTGCATATTGCTTCTATGCGAAGAAAAGTTACAGAAAAGGAGAGCAGGTATTAAGAAATTCTATGATTTTTTTTATTCAGCATACAATTTGTCATATGTTGTTTTATCTTTTATGGTAGCTTTCTGGTACCCATTAACCACTTTCATTTTGCTAGCTTTATAGGCCACATCTATGATCACTAATTTTATACATTCTCATTTCTGGGTATGAAGTTTGACTATGAAGGAGAATTTTGTTGCATTATTGGGCTAGTCTATCTTTGTTTCCCGATGACTCATGTTCCCATAGTTTCTGCAGTTGAACTTTTGTACCAATGAATAAAAATTACCATAGTGGCATCAGAACTTGGGAAGATTCTGATGGTTAAAGATGATGATATCAATGCTCTTAGAACGGGAGTTTAAGTTATTTTTGGAGGACAGGGTGAACTACCTGAGTGGAGAGATATTCCAAACCTAATTAAAATGTCCTACTGATGATCATATTTTGGAACATCATATAGTATCTCAAAAAGGAACTTTTGGAGGTAGGCAAGATGAGGCGTTAAAAGGATGATGAGTAGCAAGGAAAAGATTGATTTGATGTAGAGTCTTACAAGGTTGGGGTTACCTTTAATTTGGTGGATTGTGGACAGAAAAAAAGGTCATCATAAAAAAGGGTAATAGAATAAGATTAAGATATAGGTTTCTATGTTTACATACAAGTTTGACAGACAATAACAAGGGCAGAGTGAATAAAGCATGAAAGGCAATATCAAGGCACCAAGCTTTTTGTAAGAGTTAATATTCTTTAAAAGTGCACTATCTGTAAGCATCAGATTTCATGTAGAAAGCCACTGTTTTATATTTGAAAAGTTCATTAAATGGTTTGAGAGTCGCACAATGTAAGAGAATTAAATGAAGACTATTCTGATATGTCAAATGAAGTAACGGTATGTAAGACTTGACTATGGTGGCTTTTGAATTTTTGAGCTGCTATCGCTCAAATGACATTACATATTGAATTGATGCATACAAGACATAGATGGATTGACTCTGTTGAGTACAACAGGCATTCCATTTTTAATTGTAGAATCCTTGATGTCAGATTTGGTAGAAAGGTTGAGGTCTCTGGCTTCAAAAGTGGATATCTGTTTCTAACAAATCTTTCCTTCCTGCACTATCAATTATGGCTGTTGTTTTACTTCAATTGTAATTTCTGTATTATTTCTTTAGAATATGTGCAACAGGCACTAGGTGATTTGATTGCGAATTTCTTTGGAAAAGGGTCCACTACCTAATAAACACTGCATATTGTTGTAGACACAAAAAATATTTCCTCTGTTATTGTGTTGTATCAGTTCACATGATGTGTGAGACTGTAAACCATTTTCTTGCTTAAGTTCCTTGTTATTACCACAGAGCCACCCAATGACCCAATATTAGGTGAAGGGATTTACTGGATAACATAGGTTCTTGATAATTCAGTATCCAAATTGGCATCTTTCTTCTGGCTATGCTGGTTGCATTCCATGATCTACTGTTATATGCGTACTGCAATTCACTTGGTTTAAGTACCAAATTATGTTATGCATTGCTCAGTGAAAAAGATTTATTAGAGTCGCTTCAAAAACTCTATTCGGTGTTCTGTCAATGTTTGAGTACCAATGTATTCTGGACATGGAAACATAATCTTATATCTTTGATCTATTCTTCAAAATGCATTAATGACTAGTCCACTGTGTAAGTGTTTCAGTTTCTGCGGCGTGTAAGTTGGTTCTCAACTGGTTGGAATACCAACTTTATTAAGCAGATATTTAAAGTAGCTCAAAGATGAAGGTTTGGTTTAATGTATATTCATTGAGCTATATAGAACCCTTTCTTGTAACAAAATTCACCGACCTTATCACTTTTTAATGATGTCTAGTTAGGATATCGGGACAAAGCTATTAGAGTTTCATGATCATTTATGGTGTTGCATGTGACCCACAGTTCTACTTTGATCTCTACAGAATTTGCTTTTGATGTGGATTAATGGCACCCTATACCTGTTATGAAAATGAGATTTAACCTCTGAGTGAATTCTCATAAACAATGTTGCGACTTATTGTGACTGTCTGCATTCTGCTACAGATAGCGATGTTGATTAATTGCACCCTATTCCTGCTATGAAAATGAATTATGGCTGTGAGTGAATTCATATAAAAAATGTTGCGACTTATTGTGACTTTATTATGCTACTTTAGATAGCCATTTGATGTTTCGTATGTTCTTAGCTCTGTAGGCACTCAAACAGCTTGAATATTCTTTTCTTTTATATTTTCTTTAATTTGGAAGAATGTATTTAATGGTACCTTATTGTCTGTAGGTCCTGCTGAGCTATGGAACGTACACAAATTTGGAGCTTCTTGAGCACTATGGCTTTCTCTTAAATGAAAATCCAAATGACAAAGCTTATGTTCCCTTAGAACCAGAAATTTACTCATCTTGTTCATGGCCTAAGGAGTTCCTGTATATCCATCAAAGTGGAAAGCCGTCTTTTGCTCTACTTTCGGCTCTGCGATTATGGGCAACCCCAGCAAACCGGCGAAGATCTGTTGGACACCTTGCTTATTCAGGGCTCCAACTTTCTATTGAAAATGAGATATTTGTTATGAGATGGATTTCAAACAAGTGTAACAGTATTGTGAAGAATCTGCCAACAACGTTTGAAGAAGATAGTCTTCTATTAAGTGTCATTGACAAAATCCAAAATGTTAACGCCCCTTTGGAGTTTGCCAATATTTCATCTGTATCAACAGATGAGATTTGTACTTATAGGGCTGAAGTTTTGAAGAAGGGAGCAACAGATTCTGAAACAGTTGTTTCAAGGAAAACTATGCAGCGGTCAAGGGAGAGGTGGAGATTAGCTGTTCAGTGGAGGCTTAGTTATAAGAAAATTCTGGTTGATTGTATTTCTTTTTGTGATGAAATGATAGATGTACTACGTTCTCAACCATCTCATACCCAGAGCTGAGAAGGACGTGATGCTGCAGTTCTTTCTTCTATCATGTTAACAGTGAAAACAACCTAATGACTTGCTCTTTCACTCAGGCCATTTCATGTACCTGTTATGGTAGCTAATACACTGAGGCTGTTCAAGGTACATCGTTATGGAAATATGGAAAGGGGTATGGCATGCTAATATTCCAGCTATGTGTTTTGAAAGCATCCGAGTCAATTCTTCCTACTTTGGTAGTTGCTTTTTGAACATGTTTGTGTGAAGTGTTATTTGTCTACTATGTGCAGAAGAGCCAGAGACTACTCTCCCTCTTTTGCTGCACTTGTTCTTTACTCGAAAGGTCATCTGGGCACAACCAAAGCTTGCACAGATGTGTTTCTTTAGTTCAGTCACTTTCCATTCATTCAAGTCTTGGTTGTTATACTGTTTTCAAGCATTATCAAAGGCAGGGTTCCATAATCTGCTGTTTCTCATATGTGGAGTATGGCCTGAAAGGAATGGTCTGAAAGTTATGCGAATTTGGGAGCATACAGAAGTTACTACAAGTGATGTCAGTTTCATCAAGTGAAACCTAAAACCACATACTCGTCAACGCTCATTATGTTGGAAATCTCCAACAGAAGGCTGGCTATAGCATATCTGTCAGTTTTGTGGTGGTTTTCCATCGAATAATAGTACTGGAGGGTCTGGTGTCATCAGAAGATACAATAAAGATGATTGTGTTTGGTGCCTAGACATTACTTGCTTCAAATTGTCTAATGTCCAGCTTGAATCGAAACTAGGGAATCTCTTTGATTAGTGCAGGAGAAAGGGTTGTCTCCACTAAGCTATGAAACTGATTCTCTTCAACTTCAACAAGTAGAGTAGGCTCCTAATTCAACTACAGCTTCTTTGCTAAAAGAACTTACTACGCATCCAGGTGCATCTATCAGTTATGCTCTTGTTAAATGATAAATAGATTTCATGGGGATCTATTCCTCCATCTTTATCAGCACAAGATTATGCTCTTCAAGTTTAAGTTCATAAGGTTCTGACTTTTTCCTCCAAACTACGTACCAGATTATGATGTCTGTTAAAGTATACCACTTTTGTTTGAAGACTGATTGTTATAATGTCACGTAGTGCAGAGGAAATTGCATGGAAATTAGGGGCTGCTGGCCCAGATATTATTTTAGAAGAGGCGGCTGGGTTTGGTAAATAATAATCTCTATAAAACAAAAATAGAATCAATATTATTAGCCATGACTCCTGCTGGAGCTGGCATGAGCTTCAACCGAATTTGCATACAACAAGGAAGAGACGTATTGGAATTTGTAATTAACCAACTTTAATATCAAAAATAATTTGAATTAAATAATTAAAATATCAGAGAGAGAGAGAGAGAGAGTCTGAGGCTAAATATAACACAACAGGTTGATTCCTTATAATAGGTGTATGGTAGGAGGACATAAAACCCAACCACAGCCAAGTTGGAAGATTGTTGGATCTGAGTGTTTGGCAATTTGGCGACTTGGGTTGTCTTCTTCGTTACAGAGTGATTGTTGATTAGCTGGTTATTCCCATTCCTTATTCTTCACCACCACCATTGTTGATTGCTTCTTGTTTGAAAGAGAGAGAGAGAGAGAGAGAGAGAGAGAGAGAGAGAGATAAGAGCTCATATGCGGCGAGTCTCATGATAAATGTCATGAAGAAACTGCCTTGCTATTCTTCTGCCAATCTCAGCCGCTTCATTGCTGGCCTTCTCATCTTCCTTCTCTATAATTCTTACCAATTAGTCGCCAAGATTCCTATACACCCTTTTTCTTAAATCAATCCCATCCAATCCAATCCGATCACACCCAACTCCCCGTTTTACTGTTCCATTATTCCAATCCTCTTGTTACCTATACCAAATTACCAATGGACCCCAAAGATCCGTTCTTTACTGATTTGATTGTGGGTATGTGATCTTTGTCTCTGTCAGTTCATTCACTGTTTGATTTTGGCTTATTGGGTTGTTGTTTGTTGTTTTTATTCATGTCACTATTTATACGTGTCTATTATTTTTTGTGATGAGCAGGCTCAGTTTCCTCTCACATTGAGAGGCAGCACAATGCATTATCATGGCCTTCTGTTATTGTTGTTGGCGGTGGCATATCAGGTGTTGCAGCTGCTCGTGTTCTCCATGACGCTTCGTTTAAGGTGAGATCACTCACTTGTGTGGATATGGCTTCTGGGTTTGTTTTTGTGTTACAATGGAAAAATTGTTTTTGGCCGATTTTTAAGTTCTTATGTTCATTGGTTTTCAGGTGACATTGCTCGAA encodes:
- the LOC101299138 gene encoding sucrose synthase 6-like; the encoded protein is MASAAAAMTRSDSIAESMPDALRQSRYHMKRCFAKFIEKGKRIMKLQHLMNEMESVIDDKVERNQVLAGVLGYILCSTQEAVVSPPHVLFSIRPNPGYWEFVQVSSEDLSVEAITVRDFLKCKETLYDEKWANDENALEVDFRAIDFSTPHLTLSSSIGNGLDYVSKFITSSLAGRLENSQPLVDYLLSLNHQGEQLMINDTLNTAAKLQMALIVSEVYLSALPKDTPFQNFEIRFKEWGFEKGWGDTAERTKETMRTLSEVLQAPDPLNMEKLLSRLPTIFNVVIFSPHGYFGQADVLGLPDTGGQVVYILDQVKALEEELLLRIKQQGLSVKPQILVVTRLIPEARGTKCNQELEVINGTKYSNILRVPFRTEKGVLRRWVSRFDIYPYLELFVQDATAKVLDLMEGKPDLIIGNYTDGNLVASLMANKLGITQATIAHALEKTKYEDSDIKWKELDPKYHFSCQFLADTISMNATDFVIASTFQEIAGSKDRPGQYESHTAFTLPGLCRVVSGINVFDPKFNIAAPGADQSVYFPYTEKQKRVSSFHPAIEELLYSKEDNKEHMGFLTDRKKPIIFSMARLDTVKNITGLVEWYGKNKRLRNLVNLVVVGGFFDPSKSKDREEIAEIKKMHSLIEKYQLRGQIRWIAAQTDRNRNGELYRCIADTRGAFVQPALYEAFGLTVIEAMNCGLPTFATNQGGPAEIIVDGISGFHIDPNNGDDASNKIADFFEKCKTEATYWEKYSKAGLQRINECYTWKIYANKVLNMGCTYTYWRQLNKEQKQAKQRYIQMFFNLQYRNLVKNVPIPSDEAEQPAPKPVPKSQTTLRHVMLKDM
- the LOC101292934 gene encoding protein SET DOMAIN GROUP 40-like translates to MSFVSFNDMKYNHGGMTGIRLDMEEEEGNLESLLKWAAVFGISDSKSLVVSYFHGAGGRGLGAARDLEKGELVLKVPKSALITRETLLLKDDHLSLAVNAHTSLSPIQTLCVCLLYEMGKGKTSWWYPYLINLPRSYDIIATFGEFEKQALQVEDAIWAADKAISKAEFEWKETNTLMEQLKLKPQLRTFRAWLWASATVSSRTLHIPWDGAGCLCPVGDLFNYSAPVEDSDSDNVELRTHELALQDMTTVKEETSCILDNEQLDSDSGRLTDGRFENNVGAYCFYAKKSYRKGEQVLLSYGTYTNLELLEHYGFLLNENPNDKAYVPLEPEIYSSCSWPKEFLYIHQSGKPSFALLSALRLWATPANRRRSVGHLAYSGLQLSIENEIFVMRWISNKCNSIVKNLPTTFEEDSLLLSVIDKIQNVNAPLEFANISSVSTDEICTYRAEVLKKGATDSETVVSRKTMQRSRERWRLAVQWRLSYKKILVDCISFCDEMIDVLRSQPSHTQS